The nucleotide window GGCCAGTGCGTCGAGGAAGAGCCGGGGAACCGTCTGTGTGGTGGTCATGCCCCTGTTCTACGGGCGACGGCCGCCGGATTCATCGGGCAACCACCCGATGAATCCGTGCCGCATCGCGAACAGCGCCGCCTGCGTCCGCGTCGAGACGCCGAGCTTCGCGTAGATGTGCTCCAGGTGGGTCGACACGGTCTTGCGCGAGACGGTCAGCGCGGCCGCGATCGCGGCGTTCGACAGCCCGCGCGCCAGCTGGACCAGCACTTCCGCCTCTCTGGCCGTCAGCCCGGACGCACCGGGCAGGGCCCGGCGCACCCGCCGCCCGGCCGCGGCCGGCACGGCGTCGACCGCCGGGCCGTCCGGCGCGGGTTTCCCCGGCGAGGACCTCCGCGGCGGCGGACGCGGACACCGGCGCGCGATGCGGGCGCGGCTCGCCCAGGGCGTGCTAGACGTCCGCAGCCGCCAGCACCT belongs to Amycolatopsis tolypomycina and includes:
- a CDS encoding response regulator transcription factor, with product MPAAAGRRVRRALPGASGLTAREAEVLVQLARGLSNAAIAAALTVSRKTVSTHLEHIYAKLGVSTRTQAALFAMRHGFIGWLPDESGGRRP